A stretch of the uncultured Bacteroides sp. genome encodes the following:
- a CDS encoding galactofuranosyltransferase, translated as MNKYYLSKNYADLSSAGNKAKTDIEVIFANNNFKNAGLKQTGYSNKVLGFVITLLGILKACLLISKGDLLVLQYPLKKYYSFICKVVHLRGGKITTVIHDLGTFRRGKLTASQEIARLNNSDYIIAHNKSMESWLKGHGSTSIIGCLEIFDYLSKESPKKVADIGFPFNILYVGGLSYKKNSFLYKLEEYVQTYRFTLYGSGFNEKLLGENNNYTYKGFVPSDELIATAEGHFGLVWDGDSISCCSGAFGEYLQYNNPHKTSLYIRCQLPIIIWKKAALAEFVESNNIGVCIDSLVDLNEVLASISTEQYHIMKINVIALSEKLASGYFMSKALKQSECSLY; from the coding sequence ATGAATAAATATTACCTCTCAAAGAATTATGCAGATCTGTCAAGTGCCGGTAATAAAGCTAAAACTGACATTGAAGTAATATTTGCAAATAATAATTTTAAGAATGCCGGGCTGAAACAAACCGGGTATAGTAACAAAGTGTTGGGGTTTGTAATTACTTTATTGGGGATATTGAAGGCATGTCTGTTAATCTCAAAAGGAGACTTGCTGGTTTTGCAGTATCCGCTGAAGAAATATTATTCATTTATTTGCAAGGTAGTACACTTGCGTGGAGGGAAAATTACGACAGTTATTCATGACTTGGGTACTTTTCGCCGAGGTAAGCTTACGGCTTCTCAAGAGATTGCCCGCCTGAATAATTCTGATTATATAATTGCTCATAATAAGAGTATGGAAAGTTGGCTGAAAGGGCACGGGAGTACCTCAATTATTGGCTGTTTAGAGATCTTTGATTATCTTTCTAAAGAGTCTCCTAAAAAAGTAGCTGATATAGGTTTCCCCTTTAATATATTGTACGTGGGAGGATTGAGTTATAAGAAAAACTCTTTTCTATACAAATTAGAAGAGTATGTTCAGACTTATAGATTTACCTTATACGGTTCAGGGTTTAATGAAAAGCTATTGGGTGAAAATAATAACTATACATATAAAGGATTTGTTCCATCTGATGAATTGATTGCTACAGCTGAAGGTCATTTTGGTCTGGTTTGGGATGGTGATTCTATATCCTGTTGCAGTGGAGCATTTGGTGAATATCTGCAATATAACAATCCTCATAAAACATCTCTTTATATCAGATGTCAGCTACCCATTATTATATGGAAGAAGGCGGCTTTGGCTGAATTTGTTGAAAGCAATAATATTGGAGTTTGTATTGATTCTTTAGTGGATCTTAATGAGGTTCTTGCTTCAATAAGTACTGAGCAATATCACATAATGAAGATTAACGTGATAGCATTAAGTGAAAAGTTGGCTAGTGGATATTTTATGTCTAAGGCCTTGAAACAATCTGAATGCAGCTTATATTAA
- a CDS encoding glycosyltransferase family 1 protein: MKIAFDAKRISHNATGLGNYSRYIINILSNYHPDNQYQLYFPSKGKGKLRAQIPEKQHIKDFYPKGLYSVSFFKSFWRSWNITKDLKQNSPVLFHGLSNEIPFGLKGTGIKSIVTIHDLIFIRYPQFYPWIDRHIYEYKFKKACQKSNRIIAISEMTKRDIISYFHIPEEKIEVIYQGCDKSFKQTVPADKKQEVREKYSLPDKYILYVGSIESRKNLLLVVKALGLLKEKVHLVAVGRQTPYTELVKKHIQELQLEQQVSLLSNIPFDELPAIYQMATIFTYPSLFEGFGIPIIEAIHSGLPVIAAKGSCLEESGGPDSIYVDPHNEHEMCKAIECILANKDLAKEMVIKGKEYVAKFDDKMIAEQIIKVYNKTIASE, translated from the coding sequence ATGAAAATTGCATTTGATGCAAAACGAATCTCACATAATGCTACTGGCCTAGGAAACTACAGCCGATACATCATTAACATTCTATCAAACTATCATCCCGATAATCAATATCAACTTTATTTTCCTTCTAAGGGAAAAGGCAAATTGCGTGCCCAAATTCCAGAAAAACAGCATATAAAAGACTTCTATCCAAAAGGTTTATATTCTGTATCCTTTTTCAAATCTTTCTGGCGCTCTTGGAATATTACAAAAGACTTAAAACAAAACTCTCCTGTTCTTTTTCACGGTTTAAGTAATGAAATACCATTTGGATTAAAAGGAACAGGTATAAAATCAATTGTAACTATCCATGATCTTATTTTCATACGATACCCGCAATTCTATCCATGGATTGACAGACATATTTATGAATACAAATTCAAAAAGGCCTGTCAAAAATCCAATAGAATTATAGCAATAAGTGAGATGACCAAAAGAGATATTATTTCTTACTTTCATATTCCAGAAGAAAAGATAGAGGTTATTTATCAAGGATGCGATAAGTCTTTTAAACAAACAGTTCCTGCTGATAAGAAACAGGAAGTGAGGGAAAAGTATAGTCTGCCAGATAAGTATATACTTTACGTAGGCAGCATTGAAAGCCGGAAAAACCTATTATTAGTAGTAAAAGCTCTGGGATTGCTAAAAGAGAAGGTGCATTTAGTAGCAGTGGGAAGACAAACCCCATATACGGAGCTGGTAAAAAAACATATTCAGGAATTGCAGCTAGAGCAACAAGTGAGTTTACTTAGCAATATTCCATTTGATGAACTTCCGGCTATCTATCAGATGGCTACCATATTTACCTATCCATCTTTATTCGAAGGTTTTGGCATTCCAATTATTGAGGCCATACATTCCGGCCTGCCTGTAATTGCAGCAAAAGGATCGTGTTTAGAAGAGTCTGGCGGACCAGACTCAATATATGTTGACCCACACAATGAACATGAAATGTGCAAAGCAATTGAATGTATTCTTGCCAATAAAGATCTGGCAAAAGAGATGGTAATCAAAGGGAAAGAATATGTGGCAAAATTTGATGATAAAATGATTGCCGAGCAGATAATCAAAGTCTATAATAAAACAATTGCAAGTGAATAA
- a CDS encoding glycosyltransferase family 87 protein, whose protein sequence is MIVFFIKTNIIRFAMNNKKWTLLNNFLHKDFHLIFSIWTIASITCILLRYFRDRYNNYRIFKNVFWHTFHQLPLYTHYPKEYFDINHYGVFFSTVIFPFSILPDFIGLALWGAANACLLFYAIRKLPMNRNQHLFIFLFCIYELCTSVTAQQFNIGIAAIIVLSYYLIEQKKDFWAAFFIMLGTFTKIYGIVGLAFLPFSKNKKSLLLSCLFWSVFMFLFPMIFTSPSYVFEQYHSWFVELICKNNHNLFAYYQNISLLGFVRKVSGSNYSDLWLIIPGIILFCLPYLRIKQYRSQSFRMMLLASVLLFVVLFSTGSESSSYIIAIVGIAIWYIKTPSETKTLNMALLIFAFFITEISCTDLFPKEIRNTFIITFSLKALPCMLIWFKICYELYFLDFCQEESIPNNLK, encoded by the coding sequence ATGATTGTATTTTTTATTAAGACTAATATCATTAGATTTGCTATGAATAATAAAAAATGGACTTTACTAAACAATTTTTTGCATAAAGATTTTCACCTTATTTTCTCAATATGGACAATCGCCTCAATCACATGCATTCTTTTGAGATATTTCAGAGATAGATATAATAATTATCGGATCTTCAAAAATGTCTTTTGGCACACGTTTCATCAGCTACCACTCTATACCCATTATCCTAAAGAATATTTTGACATCAATCATTATGGCGTATTTTTTAGTACAGTAATTTTTCCATTCTCCATCCTTCCAGATTTCATAGGTTTGGCATTATGGGGGGCGGCTAATGCCTGTTTACTGTTCTACGCCATTCGGAAATTACCCATGAACAGGAATCAGCATTTATTCATTTTCTTATTCTGTATCTATGAACTTTGCACTTCGGTTACTGCACAACAGTTTAACATTGGAATAGCTGCTATAATTGTTTTATCTTATTATCTAATAGAACAAAAAAAAGACTTTTGGGCCGCCTTTTTTATTATGCTGGGCACTTTTACCAAAATATATGGAATCGTAGGGCTCGCCTTTCTGCCATTCTCCAAAAACAAAAAAAGCCTCCTCCTCTCTTGCCTGTTTTGGAGCGTATTTATGTTTCTTTTCCCCATGATTTTCACTTCGCCATCCTATGTATTTGAGCAATATCATTCCTGGTTTGTAGAGCTTATATGTAAAAACAATCATAATCTTTTTGCTTATTATCAGAATATATCTCTATTAGGATTTGTAAGGAAAGTAAGTGGAAGCAACTATTCAGATTTATGGCTAATTATTCCTGGAATTATTCTTTTTTGTCTGCCATATTTAAGAATAAAGCAATATCGTTCTCAAAGTTTCCGAATGATGTTACTAGCCTCCGTATTGCTCTTTGTTGTACTATTCAGTACAGGAAGCGAGTCTAGTTCCTACATTATCGCCATAGTAGGAATTGCCATCTGGTATATCAAAACTCCTTCAGAAACCAAAACATTAAACATGGCTCTTCTGATCTTTGCTTTTTTCATTACCGAGATATCATGCACTGATTTGTTCCCAAAAGAGATAAGAAATACCTTTATTATTACTTTTTCGCTTAAGGCATTACCTTGCATGCTTATTTGGTTTAAAATTTGTTATGAATTATACTTTCTTGACTTTTGTCAAGAAGAAAGTATTCCAAATAATCTAAAATGA
- a CDS encoding polysaccharide deacetylase family protein — MILLSFDIEEFDVPLEHNVDFCMESQIKVSIEGTNKILDCLKRNQVKATFFCTANFALHAPEIMERIKSEGHEIASHGYYHWTFESGDLKKSKDKLEDLCNVKVRGYRQARMMPIDKEDIYKAGYEYNSSLNPTFIPGRYMHLFSKRTYFMENGVLQIPSSVTPIFRFPLFWLSYHNLPAAIYRKLCAYTLKHDGYLVVYFHPWEFYALKEHPEWKMPFIIKNNSGSDMVKRLDDFVQKFKNKNSFITFSEFTKRVMSENN, encoded by the coding sequence ATGATATTGTTGAGTTTTGATATTGAGGAGTTTGATGTTCCCTTGGAACATAATGTTGACTTCTGTATGGAGTCGCAAATAAAAGTTTCGATAGAAGGGACGAATAAAATTTTAGATTGTTTGAAGCGCAATCAAGTTAAAGCTACTTTTTTTTGTACTGCAAATTTTGCATTACATGCTCCTGAAATAATGGAACGAATAAAAAGCGAAGGTCATGAAATTGCATCTCATGGATATTATCATTGGACTTTTGAATCTGGTGACTTAAAGAAATCAAAAGATAAATTAGAAGACCTTTGTAACGTTAAAGTACGCGGATACAGGCAAGCACGGATGATGCCTATTGATAAAGAAGATATCTATAAAGCTGGTTATGAATATAATTCCTCTTTAAACCCAACATTTATTCCTGGAAGATATATGCATCTTTTTTCTAAACGGACTTATTTTATGGAAAATGGAGTATTACAAATACCTTCTTCTGTTACTCCCATATTTAGATTCCCATTGTTCTGGCTTTCTTATCATAACTTACCTGCAGCAATATACAGAAAGTTATGTGCATATACCTTAAAGCATGATGGATACTTGGTTGTTTATTTTCACCCATGGGAATTCTATGCATTGAAAGAGCATCCTGAATGGAAAATGCCTTTTATCATAAAAAATAATTCAGGGTCTGATATGGTAAAACGTCTGGATGATTTTGTTCAGAAGTTTAAGAATAAAAATTCTTTTATCACTTTCTCTGAATTTACTAAAAGGGTTATGAGCGAAAATAATTAA
- a CDS encoding glycosyltransferase family 2 protein has protein sequence MRLAVVSPCFNEQDVLRKSAERLTEFFETLIHKGKISPDSYILYVNDGSKDNTWNIIQDLQETNPYIKGISLVSNVGHQNAIMAGMMTVKNVCDAVVTIDSDLQDDLNAMEEMIDRYEEGYDVVYGVKVSRKADPFLKRSMAIGFYKIQDKLGVKAIYNHADFRLISRRALQQLSLYKEKNLYLRGIIPLMGYKSAIVEDVISERIAGKSKYTLKKMLKLAVDGITSFSTRPMHLIFVIGFLFLLITLGIFVYVLISFFTHHIVPGWTSLMLSLWFIGSVVLLSIGIVGEYIGNIYVEIKQRPLYNIDENSNQELKEDFLKTEKKEDCINERHQ, from the coding sequence ATGAGACTAGCAGTTGTTTCTCCCTGTTTTAATGAACAGGATGTTCTGAGAAAATCAGCAGAACGCCTTACGGAATTTTTTGAGACTCTTATTCATAAAGGAAAAATATCTCCAGATAGTTATATACTTTATGTTAATGATGGAAGTAAAGATAATACGTGGAATATTATTCAGGATTTGCAGGAAACCAATCCTTATATCAAAGGAATTAGTTTAGTTAGCAATGTTGGTCATCAGAATGCCATAATGGCTGGAATGATGACCGTGAAAAATGTTTGCGATGCAGTTGTAACTATCGACTCTGATTTGCAGGATGATTTAAATGCAATGGAGGAGATGATTGATCGCTATGAAGAGGGATATGATGTGGTATATGGAGTAAAAGTATCTCGTAAAGCAGATCCATTCTTAAAACGAAGTATGGCTATTGGCTTTTATAAAATACAAGATAAATTAGGAGTCAAGGCTATCTATAATCATGCCGATTTTAGATTGATTAGTCGTAGAGCATTACAACAATTATCTTTGTATAAAGAAAAGAATTTATATTTGAGAGGAATTATTCCACTCATGGGGTATAAGTCGGCCATAGTAGAAGATGTGATTAGCGAAAGAATAGCTGGCAAATCTAAGTATACTTTAAAGAAAATGCTAAAATTGGCTGTTGATGGAATAACATCCTTTTCTACAAGACCAATGCACCTGATATTTGTCATAGGATTCTTGTTTCTGCTTATAACATTAGGGATATTTGTGTATGTATTAATCTCTTTTTTCACACATCATATTGTTCCAGGATGGACTTCTTTGATGCTTTCATTATGGTTCATTGGAAGTGTGGTTTTGCTTTCTATTGGTATTGTTGGAGAATATATAGGTAATATCTATGTTGAAATTAAGCAGCGTCCTCTTTACAATATTGATGAAAACTCAAACCAGGAATTAAAGGAAGACTTTTTAAAAACTGAAAAAAAAGAAGATTGCATCAATGAGCGCCATCAGTAA
- a CDS encoding glycosyltransferase family 87 protein yields MSAISKLNTFVNRSFFKDYRTLFGLWAILSIVSGLIKSKGNNYLIFKGVFWHTIQKTSLYSTYPEYYDTNHYGPFFSLIIAPFSICPNMMGKAFWVIALTVTLYYAIRKLPLSQKQHIFIYWFCANELLTALFMQQFNITIAAVIIASFYCVEKEKDVWATFFIMLGTFVKLYGIMGFAFFFFSKHKKTFVLSTLGWAFIMFCAPMLISSPEYIISQYKEWWLSLSQKNGVNLLSGYQNISALGMIRKISGCTSYSDIWILLAAALAFIVPYFRLNQYKHIAFRYAILASSLMFVVLFSTGSESSSYIIALIGVCLWYVTSPWKRTKTDVALMIFAFILTSLSPTDLFPSVIKKCLIRPYALKALPCFIIWLKLCYEMYYKNYATDISQK; encoded by the coding sequence ATGAGCGCCATCAGTAAACTAAACACTTTTGTTAACAGAAGTTTCTTTAAAGATTATCGCACGTTATTTGGATTATGGGCAATATTGTCAATAGTCTCTGGGTTAATAAAATCAAAAGGGAACAATTATTTGATATTTAAGGGCGTGTTCTGGCATACAATTCAGAAGACATCTTTATATTCTACTTATCCGGAATATTATGATACAAATCATTATGGCCCTTTTTTTAGTTTGATTATTGCCCCATTCTCAATTTGTCCCAATATGATGGGGAAAGCATTCTGGGTTATTGCCTTGACAGTTACATTGTATTATGCTATACGCAAATTACCACTGTCTCAAAAGCAGCATATCTTTATATATTGGTTTTGTGCTAATGAGTTGCTTACAGCTTTATTTATGCAGCAATTTAATATAACTATTGCTGCCGTTATTATTGCATCGTTTTATTGTGTTGAGAAAGAGAAGGATGTTTGGGCAACTTTCTTTATTATGCTGGGAACTTTCGTAAAGCTGTATGGCATAATGGGATTTGCTTTTTTCTTTTTCTCAAAGCATAAAAAAACATTTGTTTTATCTACATTAGGCTGGGCTTTTATTATGTTTTGTGCTCCAATGTTAATAAGTAGTCCGGAATACATAATTTCTCAGTATAAGGAGTGGTGGCTAAGTTTGTCTCAAAAGAATGGCGTGAATTTATTGTCCGGATATCAGAATATCTCAGCACTTGGCATGATTCGTAAAATTTCGGGTTGCACCTCTTATTCGGATATCTGGATATTATTAGCGGCTGCATTGGCCTTTATTGTACCATATTTCAGATTGAACCAATATAAGCACATAGCTTTTCGTTATGCTATACTGGCTTCTTCTTTAATGTTTGTCGTACTATTTAGTACCGGAAGTGAATCCAGTAGTTATATTATAGCTTTAATTGGAGTCTGTTTGTGGTATGTAACTTCTCCATGGAAGCGAACAAAAACAGATGTTGCACTTATGATTTTTGCTTTTATATTAACTAGTTTATCTCCAACAGATCTTTTTCCTAGTGTAATAAAGAAATGTTTGATTCGTCCTTATGCATTAAAGGCTTTACCTTGTTTTATTATATGGCTAAAACTTTGTTATGAAATGTACTATAAAAATTATGCTACAGACATATCTCAAAAATAA
- a CDS encoding GtrA family protein, producing the protein MLQTYLKNKETIRQILRYAIVGCIASAIHYTIYYFLQSHINVNIAYTIGYVVSFFCNFFMTCFLTFRSSPSTMRAIGFSFSHLVNYSIHMFLLNAFLFIGVSKVLAPVFVLMVAVPTNYCMLRFVFTRKNKKSQ; encoded by the coding sequence ATGCTACAGACATATCTCAAAAATAAAGAAACGATTCGGCAAATATTGAGGTATGCGATAGTTGGATGTATTGCTAGTGCCATACATTATACAATCTACTACTTTTTGCAATCACACATCAATGTAAATATAGCTTATACTATAGGATATGTTGTGAGTTTTTTCTGCAATTTTTTTATGACCTGTTTTCTTACTTTTAGATCTTCTCCCTCTACTATGAGGGCTATTGGATTTAGTTTTAGCCATCTGGTTAATTACTCAATCCATATGTTCTTGTTGAATGCTTTTTTATTTATTGGCGTATCTAAAGTATTAGCTCCGGTTTTTGTGTTGATGGTTGCAGTCCCCACAAACTATTGTATGCTTCGGTTTGTGTTTACTCGGAAAAACAAAAAATCACAATAG
- a CDS encoding ribonuclease H family protein, translating to MAKQKYYVVWEGVTPGIYTSWTECQLQIKGFVGAKYKSFNSKEEADQAISSSPYAYMGKKTKSTTKRALPACVIEEGLAVDAACSGNPGAMEYRGVYLKTREEIFHFGPMKGTNNIGEFLALAHGLALLSKKNLTMPIYSDSANAISWIKQKKCKTKLPRTQETEELFQIIERAEIWLKNNKFPNRIIKWETKEWGEIPADFGRK from the coding sequence ATGGCAAAACAGAAATATTATGTGGTTTGGGAAGGCGTTACTCCGGGAATCTATACTTCCTGGACCGAATGCCAGCTTCAGATAAAAGGATTTGTAGGTGCAAAATACAAATCTTTCAACTCCAAAGAAGAGGCCGATCAGGCTATTTCTTCCTCACCTTATGCTTATATGGGGAAGAAAACCAAATCAACTACTAAAAGAGCTCTCCCTGCATGTGTTATTGAAGAAGGTCTGGCTGTTGACGCTGCCTGTAGTGGTAACCCTGGTGCTATGGAATATCGGGGTGTTTATTTAAAAACAAGAGAAGAAATTTTCCATTTTGGCCCGATGAAAGGGACCAACAACATCGGCGAGTTTCTGGCTTTGGCTCACGGATTGGCTTTGCTTAGTAAAAAGAATCTCACAATGCCTATTTATAGTGACAGCGCAAATGCTATAAGCTGGATTAAACAAAAGAAATGCAAAACCAAACTCCCCCGCACACAAGAAACGGAAGAGCTGTTTCAGATTATAGAACGTGCAGAAATCTGGCTGAAGAATAATAAATTCCCTAACCGGATTATCAAATGGGAGACAAAAGAGTGGGGAGAAATTCCTGCCGACTTTGGCAGAAAATAA
- a CDS encoding ISL3 family transposase — MPKYPNKNKYNNKTLKQSFRTTETFSNTIQPFNEIFKSSMLHVESLRVIDALIYMYLKSSEMYGICPYCGAISYKVHSVYIRTLRDLPVLNRKVNILFQARKFFCKNTICSKKTFAEQPGDEICRYRRRTKRCETIIGNLGVKMSAINTRLLLKSMQIPVSPSTVLRTIYRMILPDCGVVTAVGVDDWAFRKGVTYGSILVDLKTGDVIDLLADRETESFECWIRKHTDVNLVSRDRSTNYSSAIANTGRGIAEVVDRFHLVKNMSDCVTKVIIDNYSDYRNAIRPEEVTMSETTLEESEVFSETSVELEQKNDPRINMFNEVKELQFKGFKINAIARKLHIARQTVRKYMQYKTLPKRRSNARNEYYKYDQYVENEYAKGETLKDIYEDILNKGFEGSITPFYYHYKYLSRKRVKKAGCIRKEKPVDNREPLIPVKNISAVVFKSIREYKLNEKDKDLMGILMGLKWFESLYKAAESFYKVIMGNKAELLDQWIEEHRNTTLSKLRTFIIGIKLDIKAVRNAIIYPVSNGIVEGFVNKLKAIKRIMYGRASLELLKRKMIFTNKSFQLK; from the coding sequence ATGCCTAAATATCCTAACAAGAACAAATATAACAATAAAACTCTAAAGCAAAGTTTCAGAACAACAGAAACTTTTTCCAATACAATACAACCTTTCAACGAAATTTTCAAATCTTCAATGCTTCATGTCGAATCATTAAGGGTTATAGACGCATTGATTTATATGTATTTGAAATCCTCAGAAATGTATGGCATTTGTCCATATTGTGGAGCGATAAGTTATAAGGTACATAGTGTTTATATCCGAACTCTGAGAGATTTACCTGTTCTAAACCGCAAAGTCAATATACTTTTTCAGGCTCGTAAGTTTTTCTGCAAGAATACAATTTGTTCGAAGAAAACTTTCGCGGAACAACCCGGGGATGAAATATGCAGATATAGAAGACGCACTAAACGTTGTGAAACTATTATTGGTAATCTTGGCGTAAAAATGTCCGCCATAAATACCAGATTGTTATTGAAATCGATGCAGATACCGGTGAGCCCAAGCACTGTTCTAAGAACAATCTATCGGATGATTCTACCTGATTGTGGAGTAGTAACAGCTGTTGGCGTAGATGATTGGGCTTTTCGCAAGGGGGTAACTTATGGGAGCATCCTTGTTGATTTGAAGACGGGAGATGTAATTGATTTGCTTGCTGACAGAGAAACAGAGAGCTTTGAATGTTGGATAAGAAAACATACCGATGTAAATTTGGTCAGCCGTGACCGATCCACTAATTATTCTTCGGCTATAGCTAATACTGGAAGAGGAATAGCGGAAGTTGTCGACAGATTTCATTTAGTAAAGAATATGTCTGATTGTGTAACCAAAGTAATAATCGATAATTATTCGGATTATAGAAATGCAATTCGCCCGGAAGAGGTAACTATGAGTGAAACCACATTGGAGGAATCAGAGGTATTCTCTGAAACGTCCGTCGAACTTGAGCAAAAAAACGATCCCAGAATTAATATGTTTAATGAAGTAAAAGAGCTGCAGTTTAAGGGGTTTAAGATCAATGCAATTGCAAGAAAATTGCACATTGCCAGACAAACGGTTCGTAAATACATGCAGTATAAGACACTCCCTAAAAGAAGAAGCAATGCGAGAAATGAATATTACAAATATGATCAGTATGTGGAGAATGAATATGCCAAAGGGGAAACATTGAAAGACATTTATGAGGATATACTAAATAAAGGCTTTGAAGGAAGCATTACTCCATTCTATTACCATTACAAGTATCTCAGTCGAAAAAGAGTTAAGAAAGCCGGATGTATCAGAAAGGAAAAACCGGTTGACAATCGGGAACCATTAATTCCTGTAAAAAATATATCTGCAGTTGTTTTCAAAAGTATACGAGAATACAAACTGAATGAAAAAGATAAAGATTTAATGGGCATATTAATGGGACTTAAATGGTTTGAATCTTTATATAAAGCAGCGGAATCGTTCTATAAAGTAATTATGGGCAACAAAGCTGAACTATTGGATCAATGGATTGAAGAACATAGAAATACAACTCTCTCTAAATTGAGAACATTTATCATAGGTATAAAATTAGATATTAAAGCTGTTAGGAATGCTATCATTTACCCCGTATCAAATGGAATTGTTGAGGGGTTCGTGAATAAACTTAAAGCTATAAAAAGAATAATGTACGGAAGGGCAAGCTTGGAACTGCTAAAAAGGAAAATGATCTTCACAAACAAAAGCTTTCAACTAAAGTGA
- a CDS encoding IS3 family transposase, with protein sequence MIYQFIRSNDKIWPIEVMCNVLKVSRSGYYRWIKGSQSRRAVKRKSICKEIQIEYFQAKCRYGSIRITKELNKRNVKISRTTVAHYMKEMGIQSKLSKKYKITTDSNHSEPVANNILNRSFEMDVPSKAWVSDITYIPVVGGFLYLTSVIDLFDRKIIGWSVSENMASESTVIPAFNKAVSNRKPQTQMIFHSDRGSQYASKAMVSMLKSYGIRQSMSRKGNCWDNAVAESFFKTLKAELIYGSKILSKEKMKTQLFEFIEIWYNRRRRHSALKNLTIEEYWNEYIQKFNKLSNVA encoded by the coding sequence ATGATTTATCAGTTCATACGTTCCAATGATAAGATCTGGCCGATTGAGGTAATGTGTAATGTCCTTAAAGTGTCCCGAAGTGGTTATTACAGATGGATTAAAGGCTCTCAAAGCAGACGGGCCGTAAAACGTAAATCCATATGTAAAGAGATTCAGATTGAATACTTTCAGGCAAAATGCCGTTATGGAAGTATACGAATAACTAAAGAACTAAATAAAAGGAATGTAAAGATCTCCAGAACAACTGTTGCACATTATATGAAAGAGATGGGTATTCAAAGCAAATTATCAAAGAAATATAAGATTACTACAGATTCAAATCACTCCGAACCAGTGGCAAATAATATCCTTAACCGATCTTTTGAGATGGATGTACCTTCAAAGGCTTGGGTCTCTGATATTACTTATATACCAGTCGTAGGAGGATTTTTATATTTAACAAGTGTGATTGATCTTTTTGACAGGAAAATAATTGGATGGAGCGTTAGCGAAAATATGGCAAGTGAATCGACTGTTATACCAGCCTTTAATAAGGCTGTAAGCAACCGTAAACCTCAAACGCAAATGATCTTTCATTCTGACAGAGGCTCACAATATGCTAGCAAAGCTATGGTTAGTATGTTGAAGTCCTATGGTATTCGGCAAAGCATGAGCCGTAAAGGGAATTGCTGGGATAACGCTGTTGCAGAGAGTTTCTTTAAAACATTAAAGGCAGAACTTATCTATGGGAGTAAGATATTGTCTAAAGAAAAAATGAAAACGCAATTATTTGAGTTTATCGAAATATGGTATAATAGAAGAAGAAGACATTCTGCTCTAAAGAACCTTACTATTGAAGAGTATTGGAATGAATATATTCAGAAATTTAATAAATTGTCTAATGTTGCTTAA
- a CDS encoding transposase, with amino-acid sequence MGERKEYDSDFKVNAVKLSYERKNLTGLSRDLGITPYLIYRWRKEYSQYGEGSFPGNGVPKLTPEEKEIAELREKLRKIEVENEILKKALHIISKSDR; translated from the coding sequence ATGGGAGAAAGAAAAGAATACGACTCTGATTTCAAAGTAAACGCAGTCAAATTAAGCTATGAGAGAAAGAACCTCACTGGCTTATCCAGAGATCTTGGTATAACGCCTTATCTGATCTATCGTTGGAGAAAAGAATATAGCCAATATGGTGAAGGAAGTTTTCCTGGCAATGGAGTTCCTAAGTTGACTCCTGAGGAGAAAGAAATAGCTGAACTTAGGGAAAAGCTTCGAAAAATAGAAGTTGAAAATGAGATATTAAAAAAAGCGCTTCACATTATCTCCAAGAGCGATCGATGA